In Nitrospinota bacterium, the following are encoded in one genomic region:
- a CDS encoding YwiC-like family protein has protein sequence MIDIRKPVFPKEHGLWAWVFLPLTVGAGCAEGDHSVMAPLLLSVFAGFMAYTPARIIYKGWKKGAAQDGNIVFWFAVYAVAALMFTVVTAAINPWTLPFYGGLALVFAMALGAAAEGFGRSAAFEFGGLIFLSVALSFLGAFAVSGRFDLPHVAPWALTLLFMLERSVAARRVVRLGGFIPALAQQSQKHAVTLKAVFMQNLGLAFLSPLAALVIAKKLGAPLLPVAAFIPGFFTTLYFYLQPPAALRALGFAELYLSIFFAAAFVFLYRL, from the coding sequence ATGATCGACATACGCAAACCGGTTTTCCCGAAAGAACACGGCCTTTGGGCGTGGGTGTTCCTGCCGCTGACCGTTGGCGCCGGTTGCGCGGAGGGGGATCACTCCGTGATGGCCCCGTTACTGTTGTCGGTTTTCGCCGGCTTCATGGCGTACACCCCGGCCCGCATCATATACAAGGGGTGGAAGAAGGGGGCGGCGCAAGACGGCAACATCGTCTTTTGGTTCGCCGTCTACGCGGTGGCGGCGCTCATGTTCACCGTTGTCACCGCCGCCATCAACCCGTGGACGCTCCCCTTCTACGGCGGGTTGGCGCTGGTGTTCGCCATGGCGCTGGGAGCCGCGGCGGAAGGATTTGGGCGCAGCGCGGCATTCGAGTTCGGCGGGCTTATATTCCTCTCGGTGGCCCTTTCGTTTCTCGGCGCGTTCGCCGTATCGGGGAGATTCGATCTGCCGCATGTCGCGCCCTGGGCGCTGACGCTCCTCTTCATGCTGGAACGCTCGGTCGCGGCGCGGCGGGTTGTGCGGCTGGGGGGTTTCATCCCGGCGCTGGCGCAACAATCGCAAAAGCACGCCGTCACGCTTAAGGCCGTTTTTATGCAAAACCTGGGGTTGGCCTTCCTCTCGCCGCTCGCGGCGCTGGTCATCGCTAAAAAACTCGGCGCGCCGTTATTGCCGGTGGCGGCGTTCATCCCCGGCTTTTTCACGACGCTCTATTTTTATCTGCAACCCCCGGCGGCGCTCCGCGCCCTCGGCTTCGCCGAACTCTATCTGTCCATCTTCTTCGCCGCGGCATTCGTCTTTCTTTACCGCCTATAA
- the yedA gene encoding drug/metabolite exporter YedA: MNDGRTKIIAAFAAVYTFWGSTYLAIRFAIETLPPFLMSGVRFVIAGGLLFGYMALKGEKLPTTRQWRSTALIGALLLLGGNGGVVYAEERGVASGLTALLVATVPIWMALLDWRSRGRLNPGAWVSMGLAFGFLGVALLVLQNGAAEVHIDAIGAAVLLAASLSWAYGSIWARTADLPRSSLQTTGMQLLMGGLWLCIAGLLKGEAAHVGAAAWSVRSVASFFYLIFFGSIIGYSAYVYILKMSSPAKAGTYAYVNPAIAVFLGWALAGEKVTGITIVAAMIIIASVALITMRPRGAPARE, translated from the coding sequence ATGAACGACGGCAGAACAAAAATCATCGCGGCATTCGCGGCGGTCTACACCTTCTGGGGGTCCACCTACCTTGCCATCCGTTTTGCCATCGAGACCCTGCCGCCGTTTTTGATGTCCGGCGTGCGCTTTGTCATCGCCGGGGGGCTGCTCTTCGGCTATATGGCGCTGAAGGGGGAGAAGCTCCCCACCACGCGGCAGTGGCGTTCCACCGCCCTCATCGGCGCGCTGTTGCTGCTCGGCGGCAACGGCGGAGTGGTCTATGCGGAAGAGCGGGGGGTGGCATCCGGCCTCACCGCGCTGCTGGTGGCCACCGTGCCGATCTGGATGGCGCTGCTTGACTGGAGAAGCAGGGGCCGCCTCAATCCCGGAGCGTGGGTGAGCATGGGGCTGGCGTTCGGCTTTTTGGGCGTGGCGCTTTTGGTGCTGCAAAACGGCGCGGCGGAGGTGCATATCGATGCCATCGGCGCGGCTGTGCTGCTGGCGGCGTCCCTTTCGTGGGCATATGGCAGCATCTGGGCCCGCACGGCCGATCTTCCCCGCTCTTCGCTGCAAACCACCGGTATGCAGCTATTGATGGGGGGGCTGTGGCTCTGCATCGCCGGACTGCTGAAGGGGGAGGCCGCGCACGTTGGGGCGGCGGCCTGGAGCGTCCGCTCGGTCGCCTCCTTCTTTTACCTTATCTTTTTCGGCTCCATCATCGGCTACAGCGCGTATGTATACATCCTGAAGATGAGCAGCCCGGCCAAGGCTGGCACCTATGCATATGTAAACCCCGCCATCGCGGTCTTCCTCGGCTGGGCGCTGGCGGGGGAGAAAGTCACTGGCATCACCATTGTGGCCGCCATGATCATCATCGCCTCGGTGGCGCTTATTACCATGCGTCCGCGCGGAGCCCCGGCGCGGGAATAG
- a CDS encoding tetratricopeptide repeat protein: MHPKLLFSRAAAALAFLLACAAPAYAISFFTPEYKKDAAACAEALEKGNYSAAIAAGQKSVEAKKDYFESRHCLGKAYAKAGLASKGIEQLRAALPLAETPNQTMVVNSDLGQLLQQEKEYAKALEHYDTALAYAIVTRDKRTRGLTLANLASVFHEREEDGKALEYYRRAAGEGDEADSGAAWNNMGNILFAQKDFAGALDAYGRAAALGDKLKDDLLTGIALLNTGNVLLAQKNFSAAETKLGAGLAKVQSAKNGYWEAAAHEYFGRLHAAAGNVGKAKEFFGNARDKYRANRHEYEAQQMDMRLRETDTAGPADNAVTAEPLPR; encoded by the coding sequence ATGCACCCAAAACTTTTATTTTCCCGCGCCGCCGCCGCGCTGGCCTTCCTGCTTGCCTGCGCCGCTCCGGCATACGCGATCAGCTTTTTCACGCCGGAATACAAAAAGGACGCCGCCGCCTGCGCCGAAGCGCTGGAGAAGGGGAATTATTCGGCCGCCATCGCCGCCGGACAAAAATCGGTGGAAGCGAAAAAGGATTATTTCGAATCACGTCACTGCCTCGGCAAGGCGTATGCCAAGGCCGGCTTGGCCTCAAAGGGGATCGAACAGCTCCGGGCGGCGTTGCCGTTGGCCGAAACGCCGAACCAGACGATGGTGGTCAACAGCGACCTCGGCCAACTGCTGCAACAGGAAAAGGAATACGCCAAAGCGCTGGAACACTACGATACCGCGCTGGCCTATGCCATCGTCACGCGGGACAAGCGGACGCGCGGCCTCACGCTGGCGAACCTCGCCTCGGTCTTCCACGAGCGGGAAGAAGACGGCAAGGCGCTTGAATACTACCGCCGCGCCGCGGGCGAAGGGGACGAGGCGGATTCCGGCGCCGCATGGAACAACATGGGGAACATACTCTTCGCGCAAAAAGATTTTGCCGGCGCGCTGGATGCCTATGGCCGCGCCGCCGCGCTGGGGGACAAGCTGAAGGACGATCTGCTCACCGGCATCGCCTTGCTGAACACGGGAAACGTCCTGCTGGCCCAAAAGAATTTTTCCGCGGCGGAGACGAAGCTGGGCGCGGGGCTGGCGAAGGTGCAAAGCGCGAAAAACGGATACTGGGAGGCCGCCGCCCACGAGTATTTCGGACGGCTCCATGCCGCCGCCGGGAACGTGGGGAAAGCGAAGGAATTTTTCGGGAACGCGCGGGACAAGTACCGGGCCAACCGCCATGAATACGAAGCGCAACAGATGGATATGCGGCTGCGGGAAACCGATACGGCCGGTCCGGCGGATAATGCCGTCACCGCCGAGCCGTTGCCGCGCTAG
- a CDS encoding CBS domain-containing protein, with protein sequence MDIKSIMTRPVATVTRKTTVKEAVKKIVQKNISCVVVAEKKMPIGIFTKFDVLSVIDSGMDMGTTAIETVMHTPVMPIEETDDLLSAASQMERFDVRRFIIVDAQNRLAGIVTNGDIIKAFAQRAFPYNHPLAALAQPGLTATPKTPLKKIIRMMIEHRSASAVILKNNKPAGIITDGVFAKLAAKSAKPLAGSAETKMIKKFTVAGNDASLRETVINMLKMKTHEIAVTAADGRYFGVITQRDLVRFIEKSQL encoded by the coding sequence TTGGATATTAAATCGATAATGACCCGCCCCGTCGCCACAGTAACCCGTAAAACCACGGTAAAAGAAGCCGTTAAGAAAATCGTCCAAAAAAACATCAGCTGCGTGGTGGTGGCGGAGAAGAAGATGCCGATCGGCATCTTTACCAAGTTCGACGTGCTTTCGGTTATCGACAGCGGCATGGACATGGGCACGACAGCCATCGAAACGGTGATGCATACCCCGGTAATGCCGATTGAAGAAACCGACGACCTTCTTTCCGCGGCGAGCCAGATGGAACGGTTCGACGTGCGGCGTTTTATAATCGTGGACGCGCAGAACCGCCTCGCCGGCATCGTCACCAACGGCGACATCATCAAGGCCTTCGCGCAACGCGCCTTTCCGTACAACCACCCGCTGGCCGCGCTGGCCCAGCCGGGGCTTACCGCCACCCCGAAAACCCCGCTGAAAAAAATCATCCGGATGATGATTGAGCACCGCTCCGCCAGCGCCGTCATTTTGAAGAACAACAAGCCGGCCGGAATCATCACCGACGGCGTTTTCGCAAAACTGGCCGCCAAAAGCGCAAAACCCCTCGCCGGAAGCGCCGAAACAAAAATGATAAAAAAATTCACGGTGGCGGGGAACGATGCTTCCTTGCGCGAAACGGTTATCAATATGCTTAAGATGAAAACGCACGAAATCGCCGTTACCGCCGCTGATGGACGTTATTTCGGGGTTATCACCCAGCGCGACCTGGTTCGCTTTATCGAAAAAAGCCAGCTATAG
- a CDS encoding LPP20 family lipoprotein codes for MNNRLLTAFVWCALAAAPAFALSPDEIKKQYPEDRYLVGIGQVKASGNAAADRRAAEVMARYEIAKQIRVRVESEMVDRMCGGKSPGCKSEVQLVVKQTVDEVLAGAKTVDYTEEKGMATAVAVLPKAEEDGVRQKAAESLRERGRDIPERTTQ; via the coding sequence ATGAATAACCGGTTGTTGACGGCTTTTGTCTGGTGTGCGCTTGCCGCCGCTCCCGCGTTTGCGCTATCCCCAGACGAGATAAAAAAACAATATCCCGAAGACCGTTATCTGGTGGGAATCGGACAGGTGAAAGCATCGGGGAACGCGGCGGCCGACCGGCGCGCGGCGGAAGTGATGGCGCGCTACGAGATAGCCAAACAGATCCGTGTGCGGGTGGAATCCGAGATGGTGGACAGGATGTGCGGGGGGAAAAGCCCCGGCTGCAAGAGTGAGGTCCAACTGGTGGTCAAGCAGACTGTTGACGAAGTGCTTGCCGGGGCGAAGACGGTCGATTACACGGAGGAAAAGGGGATGGCCACCGCCGTGGCCGTTTTGCCAAAGGCCGAGGAAGATGGCGTCCGGCAAAAGGCCGCTGAATCCCTGAGGGAGCGAGGGCGGGACATCCCGGAGCGGACAACCCAATAA
- a CDS encoding DUF4384 domain-containing protein, which translates to MKALRLLAATLLLATCAGASIAAEGKTATVTASASVQVGESKTKQQAKEEAKKEATRKAVEEAAGTYIQASTTVKNFQLESDEVKSASVAFVRSIREKQSAYDPAKDAWTYTAEFVVDVSAMEAYADSLAHGKAAERETKGKDIQIYLAFYDAGDKVIKEGSKVASGQQYQLMVQPFQRCYLYVINRDSSGAVYQIFPNPDIPVANPVEAGHEYYLPGADKMLEFDNVKGLETFYVIASLTPLKEMDMLFSQIKALGGDADKALASVVEERIKTRGGGGIVQKFTGTTAKFSRKNVQMAAEILRSTGNVVRQINLVHE; encoded by the coding sequence ATGAAAGCTCTGCGTCTTTTGGCGGCAACGCTACTTTTGGCGACATGTGCCGGCGCATCGATTGCGGCCGAGGGGAAAACCGCCACCGTAACCGCTTCCGCCTCGGTGCAGGTGGGGGAAAGCAAGACCAAGCAGCAGGCCAAAGAGGAAGCAAAAAAGGAAGCGACCCGCAAGGCGGTGGAAGAGGCCGCCGGGACATACATACAGGCCAGCACCACCGTGAAGAACTTCCAACTGGAATCGGACGAGGTGAAAAGCGCCTCGGTGGCGTTCGTGCGGAGCATCAGGGAAAAACAGTCCGCGTATGACCCCGCGAAGGACGCCTGGACCTATACCGCCGAATTCGTGGTGGATGTGTCCGCGATGGAAGCGTACGCCGATTCGCTGGCGCACGGGAAAGCCGCCGAGCGGGAGACGAAGGGAAAGGACATCCAGATATACCTGGCCTTCTACGACGCCGGGGATAAGGTGATCAAGGAAGGGAGCAAGGTGGCCTCCGGCCAGCAGTACCAGCTTATGGTGCAACCGTTCCAGAGGTGCTATCTCTACGTCATAAACCGCGACTCTTCCGGCGCGGTATACCAGATATTCCCGAACCCGGATATCCCGGTCGCCAACCCGGTGGAGGCGGGGCATGAATATTACCTCCCCGGCGCCGACAAGATGCTGGAATTCGACAACGTAAAGGGGCTGGAGACCTTTTATGTCATCGCCTCGCTCACGCCGCTGAAGGAGATGGACATGCTGTTCAGCCAGATAAAAGCGCTGGGGGGGGACGCGGACAAAGCGCTTGCCTCGGTGGTGGAGGAGCGCATCAAAACGCGCGGCGGCGGCGGTATCGTCCAGAAATTCACCGGCACAACGGCAAAATTTTCGCGAAAGAATGTTCAAATGGCGGCCGAGATACTTAGATCCACCGGTAACGTGGTGCGGCAGATAAACCTGGTTCATGAATAA
- a CDS encoding caspase family protein yields MDKITLKIGLVFLAAAFLASCTAKSIPKVHMKGSDATMAMELTKPAHGLTAIAISKDGSYVLTADNGGAGGMGMMSAESTIRLWDISSGKLVRMIKADSWINHLEFSPDGKYAALAGYAGYSTHSLKLLDMSSGKLVWESSPPAGFSTSAVSGYHPLLERATFSPDGKYVLAPGNPATMIEVSTGKTVKATEATFFTKGYVSRALFSPDGRYILTGDTWFEEFKLLDAKTFKEIRRFKGHKTSFTIATSNFVPKSLSFSPDGRYAMSSIANADAVIIWDIETGKEIRRFEGFENISLGFRVVSASFSPDGKSALIQGSSTKIWDIASGEEKKTILNKWDIQVTGNPPNGASFNPNGGNLVLSFGDSGVRVIDVATAKETAMLVGFEDGEWIIITPEGHYNSSEKGAQYLSVKVGERKYDTNLFYDVFYRPDIVAAKLRGEDIQGLVTITMQDAIKSPPPIVEFTNTISDPGAPKVKVCFKAKSAGGGVGEVRLFHNGKLVQSDGYYKDVARASSGNVQLQAMNSKAIYEDMRGVTIKEKAVLSPIASKDKGDVFEDCGEIDAVSGGNEVSVTAFNANNTVQSQMNTISFTSKVPAVEPHLYILSIGIDQYKDGSVNLKYAVKDATDIKEKILRQAATLYKPKNIHLELLADQNATKANILNTVNELSAKIKPSDSFILFAAGHGVLLQNQYFMLTHAYAGEVNDSILISANEIVEMSKKIKSLSQLLIFDTCHAGGVDYIVSGLYDARMSVLAKKMGLHIYASASSLQEALDGYEGNGLFSHALLDGLNNNRGADANADGNVSLVELGEHSKMTTVELSKKAGHIQTPLIINFGKDSPIYTLGR; encoded by the coding sequence ATGGATAAAATTACTTTGAAGATAGGGTTAGTATTTCTTGCGGCGGCCTTTCTTGCCTCATGCACGGCCAAATCAATCCCCAAAGTCCATATGAAGGGTTCAGATGCAACTATGGCTATGGAACTGACCAAACCAGCCCATGGTCTCACCGCCATTGCTATTTCAAAAGATGGTTCTTATGTCTTGACGGCGGACAATGGTGGAGCCGGGGGAATGGGCATGATGTCCGCGGAGAGCACCATAAGGCTATGGGATATTTCCTCAGGAAAATTGGTCAGAATGATTAAAGCGGATTCATGGATTAACCATCTTGAATTCTCTCCTGATGGCAAATATGCCGCATTGGCGGGGTATGCCGGTTATTCTACCCATTCCCTGAAACTATTGGATATGTCATCGGGAAAGCTGGTTTGGGAATCATCTCCTCCTGCCGGCTTCTCCACCAGTGCTGTGTCAGGCTATCATCCTCTGTTAGAGAGGGCGACATTTTCGCCGGATGGGAAATACGTTTTGGCGCCTGGCAATCCTGCTACCATGATTGAAGTATCAACGGGTAAAACAGTAAAAGCCACTGAAGCCACTTTTTTCACAAAGGGTTATGTTTCAAGGGCGCTTTTCTCGCCTGACGGCAGGTATATCCTTACCGGCGACACATGGTTTGAGGAATTCAAGCTTCTTGATGCCAAAACCTTTAAGGAAATAAGGAGATTCAAGGGACATAAAACATCCTTCACCATAGCGACTTCAAATTTTGTGCCCAAATCGCTTTCTTTTTCGCCAGACGGCAGATATGCAATGTCAAGCATTGCCAATGCCGACGCCGTCATAATATGGGATATTGAAACAGGAAAGGAAATAAGGAGATTTGAGGGATTCGAAAACATCAGCCTCGGTTTCCGGGTCGTGTCGGCATCGTTTTCTCCTGACGGCAAGTCCGCATTGATACAAGGGTCGTCAACCAAGATATGGGATATTGCATCGGGAGAAGAGAAAAAAACAATCTTGAATAAATGGGATATACAAGTTACAGGGAATCCTCCGAATGGGGCGTCATTCAACCCAAACGGCGGAAATTTGGTGCTTTCATTTGGAGATAGCGGAGTAAGGGTCATAGATGTCGCTACCGCCAAAGAGACCGCCATGCTGGTGGGTTTTGAAGATGGAGAGTGGATCATCATCACGCCCGAAGGCCACTACAACTCCTCGGAAAAGGGCGCCCAATACCTAAGCGTCAAGGTGGGAGAACGGAAATATGATACGAACCTCTTCTATGACGTTTTTTACCGCCCGGATATAGTGGCGGCAAAACTGCGCGGCGAGGATATTCAAGGCCTGGTTACAATAACGATGCAGGATGCCATTAAATCACCCCCGCCGATAGTGGAATTCACGAATACCATATCCGATCCTGGCGCTCCGAAGGTAAAGGTTTGTTTTAAAGCAAAAAGCGCGGGTGGAGGGGTGGGTGAAGTCCGCCTTTTCCATAACGGCAAACTCGTACAATCCGACGGGTACTATAAGGATGTGGCCAGAGCTTCGAGCGGAAACGTCCAGTTACAGGCAATGAACAGCAAAGCCATATACGAAGACATGAGAGGCGTAACCATAAAGGAAAAGGCGGTACTGAGTCCAATTGCGAGCAAGGACAAAGGGGACGTATTTGAAGATTGCGGAGAGATAGATGCGGTTTCCGGAGGGAACGAGGTCAGCGTTACCGCCTTTAACGCCAATAACACGGTGCAGAGCCAGATGAATACCATCAGCTTCACCTCAAAGGTTCCCGCCGTAGAACCGCACCTCTATATCCTTTCCATCGGGATAGACCAGTACAAAGATGGCAGCGTAAACCTCAAATACGCCGTCAAGGATGCAACGGACATCAAGGAAAAGATACTTCGGCAGGCCGCTACGTTGTACAAACCAAAAAACATCCATCTTGAATTGCTTGCCGACCAAAACGCCACCAAGGCGAACATCCTCAATACGGTGAATGAGCTTTCGGCGAAGATCAAGCCTTCGGACAGCTTCATCCTTTTTGCGGCGGGGCATGGCGTCCTTTTGCAGAACCAGTATTTCATGCTGACCCATGCCTATGCCGGTGAAGTGAACGACAGCATCCTGATCAGCGCCAACGAGATAGTTGAGATGTCCAAAAAGATAAAATCCCTTTCCCAGTTGCTTATTTTCGATACCTGCCACGCGGGGGGTGTGGACTACATCGTCAGCGGGTTGTACGACGCGCGGATGTCCGTGCTTGCGAAGAAGATGGGGTTGCACATCTACGCATCGGCAAGTTCCTTGCAAGAGGCGTTGGACGGCTACGAGGGGAACGGGCTGTTCAGCCATGCCCTGCTTGACGGGTTAAACAACAACCGGGGGGCGGATGCCAACGCCGACGGCAATGTGAGCCTTGTCGAGCTGGGCGAGCATTCCAAGATGACGACGGTGGAACTATCGAAGAAGGCCGGACATATCCAAACGCCGCTGATCATAAACTTCGGCAAGGACAGCCCAATATATACCTTGGGCAGGTAG
- the fhcD gene encoding formylmethanofuran--tetrahydromethanopterin N-formyltransferase → MEINGIPVEETHAEAFAMPFARLVVTGRNGKWTHDVSRLATGCATSIIACGCEAGIEAHTADFKTPDGRPGDRLLFFARTAEALHKEMIKRVGQICLPAPTVQVFNGLDAGAPFALGEKLGYFGNGFQREEKHHGRDCVAIPCTAGDFVVEKTVNIGEGVGGANFWIFAQSQKSGLRAAEKAVEAIASMPGLILPFAGGVVAAASRPGSKYDFLTASTQEDYCPTIPAAKNPNRKLPPKVEAVFEIVIDAVSRDVAEKAMAAGIRAACGGGGVVKIGAANFGGKLGGVNLSLHDILARRP, encoded by the coding sequence ATGGAAATAAACGGCATACCGGTGGAAGAGACCCACGCCGAGGCGTTCGCCATGCCGTTCGCGCGGCTCGTCGTGACCGGGCGCAACGGCAAATGGACGCATGATGTCTCGCGCCTCGCCACGGGGTGCGCCACCTCCATCATCGCCTGCGGCTGCGAAGCGGGGATAGAGGCGCATACCGCCGATTTCAAAACGCCCGACGGCCGCCCCGGCGACCGGCTCCTTTTTTTCGCCCGCACGGCGGAGGCGTTGCACAAAGAGATGATCAAAAGGGTGGGGCAGATCTGCCTGCCCGCGCCCACCGTGCAGGTATTCAACGGGCTGGATGCCGGCGCGCCGTTCGCGCTGGGCGAAAAGCTTGGTTACTTCGGCAACGGCTTTCAGCGGGAAGAAAAACACCACGGGCGCGACTGCGTGGCGATACCATGCACCGCCGGGGATTTTGTCGTGGAAAAAACGGTGAACATCGGCGAAGGCGTGGGGGGCGCGAATTTTTGGATTTTCGCCCAGAGCCAAAAGAGCGGCCTGCGCGCGGCGGAGAAAGCGGTGGAAGCCATTGCGTCGATGCCGGGACTGATTCTGCCGTTCGCCGGCGGTGTGGTGGCCGCCGCCAGCCGGCCAGGGAGCAAATATGATTTTTTGACCGCCTCCACGCAGGAGGATTATTGCCCCACCATACCGGCGGCAAAAAACCCGAACCGGAAATTGCCGCCAAAGGTGGAAGCGGTTTTCGAGATTGTCATTGATGCCGTTTCGCGCGATGTGGCGGAAAAGGCGATGGCGGCCGGCATCCGCGCCGCTTGCGGCGGCGGGGGGGTGGTGAAGATCGGCGCGGCCAACTTTGGCGGCAAGCTGGGGGGCGTCAATTTATCGTTGCATGACATCTTGGCCCGGCGCCCGTAA
- a CDS encoding amidohydrolase family protein, producing MKITGARLFDPANGKAGDAADICMDGAVIGGDGGGPAIDARGCIALPGGIDIHAHCFAVADMGKKIPLGAWGDAASTARNFLVQGITYWVEPGLAPAQGAAFAPFVSECGMDGGWLSLKRGAPGALGVKLFGEAGMAEALSGGFPENPPHLHLPHLAKGDGFLGLQTFAKRAAGRRCHLSHISHYAFEKEGSRLAPRGVEAAALLDEHKNLSADCGPIVFGPALTFTADVELAGRVSNNGGEGVLRLTGSPFAASPYEFRKERYIDALLWLAAMEFILSVKDLARLSLSIDYPSGGSIAGYPAIIAMLMERDRRDAFCAALNAEAVAASALPKIRRELTLAEIAVITRSAPAAACGLTERGRLGNGARADVVLLREQGDAAEMFARPHYVIRGGRVIVENGKWK from the coding sequence GTGAAAATCACCGGCGCGCGGCTGTTCGATCCCGCGAACGGCAAGGCGGGGGATGCGGCGGACATTTGTATGGATGGCGCCGTCATCGGCGGCGATGGCGGCGGCCCGGCGATAGACGCGCGCGGCTGCATCGCGCTCCCCGGCGGCATCGATATTCACGCGCACTGTTTCGCCGTGGCGGACATGGGGAAAAAAATCCCGCTGGGAGCTTGGGGAGATGCCGCCTCCACGGCGCGGAATTTTCTCGTGCAGGGAATAACGTATTGGGTGGAGCCGGGGCTTGCCCCCGCGCAAGGGGCGGCGTTCGCCCCGTTTGTCAGCGAGTGCGGCATGGATGGCGGCTGGCTTTCGCTGAAGCGCGGCGCGCCCGGCGCGCTTGGCGTAAAACTGTTCGGCGAAGCGGGGATGGCCGAAGCCCTGTCAGGCGGGTTCCCCGAAAATCCGCCGCACCTGCATCTCCCCCATCTGGCCAAAGGAGACGGTTTTTTGGGGCTGCAAACCTTCGCCAAACGCGCGGCCGGACGAAGATGCCACCTCTCGCACATTTCGCACTACGCGTTCGAAAAAGAAGGGAGCCGGCTGGCGCCCCGCGGTGTGGAAGCCGCCGCTTTGCTGGATGAGCATAAAAACCTTTCGGCCGATTGCGGCCCCATCGTCTTCGGCCCCGCGCTTACGTTCACGGCGGACGTTGAATTGGCCGGGCGCGTTTCAAACAACGGCGGGGAGGGGGTTTTGAGGCTCACCGGCTCGCCGTTCGCGGCATCCCCCTATGAATTCAGAAAAGAGCGGTATATCGACGCGCTGCTCTGGCTCGCCGCGATGGAATTCATCCTCTCCGTGAAAGACCTTGCGCGCCTGTCGCTTTCCATCGATTATCCGTCGGGCGGTTCCATCGCCGGGTATCCCGCCATCATCGCCATGCTGATGGAGCGGGACCGCCGTGATGCGTTTTGCGCCGCGCTCAACGCCGAGGCGGTGGCCGCATCCGCGTTGCCGAAAATCCGGCGCGAACTGACGTTGGCCGAAATCGCCGTCATCACCCGGTCCGCTCCCGCGGCCGCTTGCGGATTGACGGAGCGCGGCCGCCTCGGCAACGGCGCGCGCGCCGACGTGGTACTCTTGCGCGAGCAAGGGGATGCGGCCGAAATGTTCGCCCGCCCCCATTATGTGATTCGCGGCGGGCGGGTAATCGTGGAGAACGGGAAATGGAAATAA
- a CDS encoding TonB family protein — MERTVRGRFVAASAGLHVLLAALSALFINAPRITAPDIVHVHILPEAAPPPNADFQYGKILDVPPPENLKEEQPDGAAALAAFDARANTRAAGKPRIAAHGGPRELKVETPHKESERRKRDAETPKSDSEKKTAMTENRFSPVPMTAAKSDQAGQPAKSDAAANGMKPDRETKEEVRALSGAEIDSFAAANPVGMLETASEIVIPLSTRRFGYIEYFTGVKRRVEGAWTYPYEAMNSGAEGNTVIRFTLSRGGALDEVRVIATAGMAALDNAAVVAVRNAAPFAPFPAGLDKEKIHIVATFTYQSSYGKVP; from the coding sequence ATGGAGCGAACGGTCAGGGGACGATTTGTGGCCGCCTCGGCCGGGCTGCATGTTCTCCTGGCGGCGCTTTCGGCCCTGTTTATCAACGCGCCCCGCATTACGGCGCCGGACATCGTGCATGTGCATATCCTCCCCGAAGCCGCTCCGCCGCCGAACGCCGATTTTCAGTACGGCAAAATTCTTGATGTGCCCCCGCCCGAAAATCTGAAAGAGGAACAGCCCGACGGCGCCGCCGCCCTTGCCGCTTTTGACGCGCGGGCCAATACACGCGCCGCGGGCAAACCGCGCATCGCCGCCCACGGCGGCCCGCGGGAACTGAAGGTGGAGACGCCGCACAAGGAAAGTGAGCGGCGCAAGCGCGATGCCGAAACGCCGAAAAGCGACAGCGAAAAGAAAACCGCCATGACCGAAAACCGGTTTTCACCGGTGCCGATGACCGCCGCGAAAAGCGACCAGGCGGGGCAGCCGGCCAAATCCGACGCCGCGGCGAATGGAATGAAGCCGGATCGCGAGACGAAGGAGGAGGTGCGGGCCTTGAGCGGCGCGGAAATAGACAGCTTCGCCGCCGCCAACCCCGTTGGCATGCTGGAGACCGCCAGCGAAATAGTGATCCCCCTCAGCACCCGGCGGTTCGGCTACATTGAATACTTCACCGGCGTCAAGCGGCGCGTGGAGGGCGCCTGGACGTACCCATATGAAGCGATGAATTCCGGCGCGGAGGGGAACACGGTGATCCGCTTCACGCTGTCGCGGGGCGGCGCGCTGGACGAGGTGCGGGTGATTGCCACCGCCGGCATGGCGGCGCTGGATAACGCGGCGGTGGTTGCGGTGCGCAACGCGGCGCCGTTCGCCCCCTTCCCGGCGGGCCTCGACAAGGAAAAAATCCACATCGTCGCCACCTTCACCTACCAATCGTCCTACGGCAAAGTGCCGTGA